Proteins encoded together in one Cryptococcus deuterogattii R265 chromosome 13, complete sequence window:
- a CDS encoding pirin: MQFQYRASQTRGGADHGWLKTFHTFSFANYYDEDFESFGSLRVINEDRVAPSTGFPLHPHREAEIFSYIISGELSHKDTMGNVETMKRGDIQMTSGGTGIAHSEFNSHSSLPNHFLQIWATPSQRGLKPGYYARHFTDEQKKDKLCKIVAPVGTEGVVDERDGLGPTPIHSPFTFFASLLSPDKHISHTISAPLSSGKDEKRVYIQLIQTSGYNTKKADTTGKKGPVLKITGGDDEAVLGEGDGVFIRGGKIGESIQIENFGSGVAEFVLFELD; the protein is encoded by the exons ATGCAATTCCAATATCGAGCTTCTCAGACCCGCGGTGGTGCAGACCACGGATGGCTTAAG ACCTTTCACACATTTTCTTTCGCCAATTACTATGACGAAGACTTTGAGAGCTTCGGTTCCCTTAGGGTTATAAATGAGGATCGTGTCGCC CCCAGCACCGgtttccctcttcaccctcaccgTGAAGCTGAAATTTTCTCGTACATTATCAGCGGCGAGCTTTCTCACAAGGACACGATGGGCAATGTTGAGACCATGAAACGAGGTGACATTCAGATGACTTCGGGTGGTACTGGTATCGCCCACTCGGAGTTCAATTCCCACTCTTCACTTCCAAACCATTTCCTACAAATTTGGGCTACACCCAGTCAACGTGGTCTCAAGCCAGGCTATTATGCTCGACACTTTACCGatgagcagaagaaggacaagctTTGCAAGATTGTTGCACCTGTCGGCACTGAAGGTGTCGTGGACGAGAGGGATGGTTTAGGTCCTACCCCC ATACACTCTCCATTCACTTTTTTcgcctctcttctttcccccGACAAGCATATCAGCCACACAATATCCGCTCCCTTATCATCGGGCAAGGACGAGAAGCGAGTCTACATTCAGCTCATCCAGACTTCCGGTTACAATACAAAAAAGGCCGACACTACTGGCAAGAAGGGACCTGTACTCAAGATCACAGGCGGCGATGACGAGGCTGTCCTTGGGGAGGGTGATGGTGTCTTCATCAGGGGCGGTAAGATCGGGGAGAGCATCCAGATTGAGAATTTTGGCTCTGGTGTCGCCGAgttcgtcctcttcgagTTGGACTAA
- a CDS encoding anaphase-promoting complex subunit 2 yields MTALQAALLEWDINLPSPEQRHIALAVEQVRKYIYPRNLYQVGSARPQISPEVSRAFAIVKQYDMSKSIFDDFLDDIENNFELIEYDVLAAIERLETPAEGDNDKLVLRTMSGLFERLATWQRSWGLPLRAFQDNIYVALFTRKFHHLLHSSFPPSFPDHLLHFLHASLASLPENLTNPPTQQDYLHSVPINYQKVLPPTSHLSRLGIFPRYAGSLSKVAHEEIERIAREEAGKGWGERRLGRARQRIGDGVANWLSGMFEGNEAVQGALRPMFSRFDYFLCKCFFDIRTDELFDIIIDFPDSMAALEDLKECLFKVDQRLELVNKLNAANLKRLLHPGAETHVILNIYISTIRSLRILDPLGVLLHAVALPIREHLRKRPDTIKCIVEALVQGEELQDENEGGLIGEGDSEAEDFSDPRWEPEPADAAPEFRSGKMSDIVSTLVSIFGTKEVIVKELQNYLAGRLLQVKDYDVVHEVRTIELLKLRFGESALAGCDVMVKDVADSRRIDGHVQEEKKSVIHPLVLSKVFWPNMPRSSLKLPSKLRKMHTEYESSFHIFKPDKHLRFVPHLGTLSLSIFLSDRTVTVDATPLQASIMELFENQDVWAVDQLMDRLGVGKGEVVKALGWWAEREVVKDEGAKGWRLLEIAEEEFEGEEH; encoded by the exons ATGACCGCTCTCCAAGCTGCTCTCCTTGAATGGGACATCAACCTTCCCAGTCCGGAACAAAGACATATCGCACTCGCCGTAGAGCAAGTCCGAAAGTATATCTATCCTAGGAACCTATACCAAGTTGGCAGCGCGAGACCTC AAATATCTCCCGAGGTCAGCCGTGCATTCGCCATAGTTAAGCAATATGACATGTCCAAATCCATCTTTGACGATTTTTTGGATGATATCGAGAACAATTTTGAACTGATAGAATATGATGTACTGGCAGCTATAGAGCGCTTGGAAACGCCTGCAGAGGGTGACAATGACAAGCTGGTGCTGCGTACCATGTCGGGCCTTTTTGAGCGTTTGGCAACATGGCAGAGATCTTGGGGTTTGCCTCTAAGGGCTTTTCAAGA TAACATATATGTCGCTCTTTTCACTCGCAAATttcaccaccttcttcactcatccttccccccttccttccccgaCCATCTCTTACATTTCCTCCACGCTTCCCTCGCTTCCCTCCCTGAAAACCTCACCAATCCCCCAACGCAACAGGACTACCTCCATTCTGTACCAATCAACTACCAGAAAGTCCTTCCACCTACATCGCACCTCTCGCGGCTTGGAATTTTCCCAAGGTATGCAGGGAGTTTGAGTAAGGTTGCGCATGAGGAGATTGAACGGATAGCGAGGGAGGAAGCGGGGAAAGGAtggggggagaggaggctAGGTAGGGCAAGGCAGAGGATAGGGGATGGCGTTGCGAATTGGTTATCGGGAATgtttgaag GTAATGAAGCTGTACAGGGTGCATTACGGCCAATGTTCTCACGGTTCGACTATTTCCTGTGTAAATGCTTTTTCGACATAAG AACGGACGAGTTATTCGATATTATTATTGACTTTCCCGATTCCATGGCTGCTCTTGAAGATCTGAAAGAATGTCTGTTCAAAGTCGACCAGCGTCTAGAACTagtcaacaagctcaatGCGGC AAACCTAAAGcgcctccttcatcccgGTGCCGAAACCCACGTCATCCTGAATATCTACATCTCCACCATCCGCTCTCTTCGTATCCTCGATCCCCTCGGCGTCCTCCTACACGCTGTCGCCCTGCCAATCCGGGAACACCTCCGAAAAAGGCCAGATACTATCAAATGCATCGTCGAAGCGCTCGTCCAAGGAGAGGAACTGCAAGACGAGAATGAGGGCGGGTTGATCGGTGAGGGAGATAGTGAAGCAGAGGATTTCAGTGATCCGAGATGGGAACCCGAGCCAGCGGATGCTGCTCCAGAATTCAGGTCCGGCAAGATGAGCGATATCGTGTCTACGCTGGTTAGCATCTTTGGCACAAAAGAAGTGATTGTAAAGGAATTGCAGAATTACCTCGCGGGGAGGTTATTGCAAGTAAAGGATTATGATGTGGTGCATGAAGTGAGGACGATTGAACTGTTGAAACTGAGGTTTGGAGAAAGCGCGTTGGCTGGTTGTGATGTGATGGTGAAGGACGTGGCGGATTCAAGAAGGATCGATGGACATGtccaagaagagaaaaaa TCTGTCATACACCCGCTTGTTCTCTCAAAAGTCTTTTGGCCAAATATGCCTCGATCATCTCTCAAACTGCCATCGAAATTACGAAA AATGCATACCGAATACGAATCCTCATTCCACATATTCAAACCCGACAAGCACCTCCGCTTCGTCCCCCACCTCGGCACACTCTCACTGtccattttcctctccGATCGGACCGTTACAGTCGACGCTACGCCTCTGCAGGCGTCGATTATGGAATTGTTTGAGAACCAGGACGTATGGGCAGTAGATCAGCTTATGGACAGGTTGGGAGTGGGGAAAGGGGAGGTAGTGAAGGCGTTGGGATGGTGGGCGGAGAGAGAAGTGGTGAAAGATGAGGGAGCAAAGGGATGGAGGTTGTTGGAGattgcagaagaggaatttgagggagaggagcaTTAG